One window of the Oncorhynchus gorbuscha isolate QuinsamMale2020 ecotype Even-year linkage group LG17, OgorEven_v1.0, whole genome shotgun sequence genome contains the following:
- the LOC124001762 gene encoding zinc finger protein 23-like isoform X1 — translation MADCMVFHTQIASVMEMLANAAVAEICKLVDDDYAVFRLEITQSQKENRGLRRKLQLLEMKVARERAERTIRERVLASRPNSVKILDRYRGIARGEGHLAGGHRSFVKPAGHNTWRDDQPTAIGEGNGTSTQDVIVIESAEAAGPGVKLERSEGEEDPQHSRDIQSGAVAGVAHPVVTEDLATAAAPQTRTGRSITEVSGTLNAVLKLETLTVTQRLLHTGSDNRSDPERLGQEMLGCPPPHDSEYLLYGNPSLRKVHSYRDSDDTLETGNDSSSSYTPEMGLERQADLSRGAWNRYSSSVYSEGCLDKQGEVIDEVTVKVEGDAPLTWNVDETHLVEGHSQGRYFLDYRESLETNPNVMTHSPLQAVRNRNPVSTSMGPSDSHSSVLFDQVLDSNDRARAQAQEGGDTSGNTKEKRFLCMFSNKGFSCPQKGVINKSVHTGVKSFSCTQCHMRFAQSGNLKRHQRVHTGEKPFSCTQCQMRFAQAGHLKRHQRVHTGEKPYSCPQCEKRFSHQHHLKMHLNVHTGERPFREEIPQDTPAEKTFHSNIESNHSTR, via the exons ATGGCGGACtgtatggtttttcacactcaaatagcctccgTCATGGAGATGCTAGCAAAtgcagccgtggcagagatctgtaaacttgtagacgacgactatgcagtgtttcgattggaaataactcaaagccagaaagaaaacagggGATTGCGGAGAAAACTACAGCTTTTGGAAATGAAGGTGGCACGGGAGCGCGCAGAAAGGACAATTAGAGAGCGCGTCCTCGCCAGTCGTCCCAATAGTGTCAAGATACTCGACCGATACAGAGGAATTGCAAGAG GGGAAGGACATCTCGCTGGAGGCCACAGGAGCTTCGTGAAGCCAGCGGGAcacaatacatggagagatgaccaaCCCACAGCTATAGGTGAAGGAAATGGAACCTCAACCCAGGATGTTATTGTGATAGAG TCTGCAGAGGCTGCAGGTCCTGGGGTCAAGCTGGAGAggtctgaaggagaggaggacccacAGCACAGCAGAGACATCCAGTCTGGAGCAGTGGCTGGAGTGGCGCACCCTGTAGTCACGGAAGACCTCGCCACCGCTGCAGCGCCCCAGACCAGGACCGGACGCAGCATCACGGAGGTCAGTGGAACGCTGAACGCCGTCCTCAAGTTGGAGACTTTAACTGTAACACAAAGGCTCTTACACACAGGATCTGACAACAggtcagacccagagagactggGGCAGGAAATGCTGGGCTGTCCTCCTCCTCACGACTCAGAGTATTTACTTTATGGTAACCCGAGTTTGAGGAAGGTTCATTCCTATCGGGACTCAGATGACACGTTAGAGACCGGCAATGATTCGTCTTCTTCTTACACTCCAGAGatgggtttagagagacaggctGATCTATCTAGAGGGGCCTGGAaccggtacagtagtagtgtatactCTGAAGGTTGCCTCGATAAGCAAGGGGAGGTTATAGATGAGGTAACTGTGAAAGTGGAGGGCGATGCTCCTCTGACATGGAATGTAGATGAGACTCACTTAGTAGAAGGACACTCGCAAGGAAGATATTTCTTAGATTACAGGGAAAGCTTAGAGACAAATCCAAATGTCATGACCCACTCCCCTTTACAGGCGGTCAGGAATCGCAACCCAGTGTCCACGTCGATGGGGCCTTCCGATTCACACAGCAGTGTCCTTTTCGATCAGGTATTGGACTCAAACGACAGGGCAAGAGCCCAGGCTCAGGAAGGGGGAGACACATCAGGCAATACTAAAGAGAAAcggttcctctgcatgttctcTAATAAAGGCTTCAGCTGCCCCCAGAAGGGGGTGATCAACAAGAGTGTTCACACAGGTGTGAAATCtttcagctgtacccagtgtcataTGCGCTTTGCACAGTCCGgcaacctgaagaggcaccagagggtccacacaggggagaaaccattcagctgtacccagtgtcaaATGCGCTTTGCTCAGGCTGGccacctgaagaggcaccagagggtccacacaggggagaaaccctacagctgcccccagtgtgagaagaggttctcccacCAACACCATCTGAAGATGCACCTCAATGTCCACACGGGTGAGAGGCCATTCAGAGAGGAGAtacctcaggatacaccagcagaaaaaacATTCCACTCTAACATAGAAAGTAATCATTCCACTCGATAG
- the LOC124001762 gene encoding zinc finger protein 32-like isoform X2: MADCMVFHTQIASVMEMLANAAVAEICKLVDDDYAVFRLEITQSQKENRGLRRKLQLLEMKVARERAERTIRERVLASRPNSVKILDRYRGIARGEGHLAGGHRSFVKPAGHNTWRDDQPTAIGEGNGTSTQDVIVIESAEAAGPGVKLERSEGEEDPQHSRDIQSGAVAGVAHPVVTEDLATAAAPQTRTGRSITEAVRNRNPVSTSMGPSDSHSSVLFDQVLDSNDRARAQAQEGGDTSGNTKEKRFLCMFSNKGFSCPQKGVINKSVHTGVKSFSCTQCHMRFAQSGNLKRHQRVHTGEKPFSCTQCQMRFAQAGHLKRHQRVHTGEKPYSCPQCEKRFSHQHHLKMHLNVHTGERPFREEIPQDTPAEKTFHSNIESNHSTR, translated from the exons ATGGCGGACtgtatggtttttcacactcaaatagcctccgTCATGGAGATGCTAGCAAAtgcagccgtggcagagatctgtaaacttgtagacgacgactatgcagtgtttcgattggaaataactcaaagccagaaagaaaacagggGATTGCGGAGAAAACTACAGCTTTTGGAAATGAAGGTGGCACGGGAGCGCGCAGAAAGGACAATTAGAGAGCGCGTCCTCGCCAGTCGTCCCAATAGTGTCAAGATACTCGACCGATACAGAGGAATTGCAAGAG GGGAAGGACATCTCGCTGGAGGCCACAGGAGCTTCGTGAAGCCAGCGGGAcacaatacatggagagatgaccaaCCCACAGCTATAGGTGAAGGAAATGGAACCTCAACCCAGGATGTTATTGTGATAGAG TCTGCAGAGGCTGCAGGTCCTGGGGTCAAGCTGGAGAggtctgaaggagaggaggacccacAGCACAGCAGAGACATCCAGTCTGGAGCAGTGGCTGGAGTGGCGCACCCTGTAGTCACGGAAGACCTCGCCACCGCTGCAGCGCCCCAGACCAGGACCGGACGCAGCATCACGGAG GCGGTCAGGAATCGCAACCCAGTGTCCACGTCGATGGGGCCTTCCGATTCACACAGCAGTGTCCTTTTCGATCAGGTATTGGACTCAAACGACAGGGCAAGAGCCCAGGCTCAGGAAGGGGGAGACACATCAGGCAATACTAAAGAGAAAcggttcctctgcatgttctcTAATAAAGGCTTCAGCTGCCCCCAGAAGGGGGTGATCAACAAGAGTGTTCACACAGGTGTGAAATCtttcagctgtacccagtgtcataTGCGCTTTGCACAGTCCGgcaacctgaagaggcaccagagggtccacacaggggagaaaccattcagctgtacccagtgtcaaATGCGCTTTGCTCAGGCTGGccacctgaagaggcaccagagggtccacacaggggagaaaccctacagctgcccccagtgtgagaagaggttctcccacCAACACCATCTGAAGATGCACCTCAATGTCCACACGGGTGAGAGGCCATTCAGAGAGGAGAtacctcaggatacaccagcagaaaaaacATTCCACTCTAACATAGAAAGTAATCATTCCACTCGATAG
- the LOC124001762 gene encoding zinc finger protein 583-like isoform X3 → MLGCPPPHDSEYLLYGNPSLRKVHSYRDSDDTLETGNDSSSSYTPEMGLERQADLSRGAWNRYSSSVYSEGCLDKQGEVIDEVTVKVEGDAPLTWNVDETHLVEGHSQGRYFLDYRESLETNPNVMTHSPLQAVRNRNPVSTSMGPSDSHSSVLFDQVLDSNDRARAQAQEGGDTSGNTKEKRFLCMFSNKGFSCPQKGVINKSVHTGVKSFSCTQCHMRFAQSGNLKRHQRVHTGEKPFSCTQCQMRFAQAGHLKRHQRVHTGEKPYSCPQCEKRFSHQHHLKMHLNVHTGERPFREEIPQDTPAEKTFHSNIESNHSTR, encoded by the coding sequence ATGCTGGGCTGTCCTCCTCCTCACGACTCAGAGTATTTACTTTATGGTAACCCGAGTTTGAGGAAGGTTCATTCCTATCGGGACTCAGATGACACGTTAGAGACCGGCAATGATTCGTCTTCTTCTTACACTCCAGAGatgggtttagagagacaggctGATCTATCTAGAGGGGCCTGGAaccggtacagtagtagtgtatactCTGAAGGTTGCCTCGATAAGCAAGGGGAGGTTATAGATGAGGTAACTGTGAAAGTGGAGGGCGATGCTCCTCTGACATGGAATGTAGATGAGACTCACTTAGTAGAAGGACACTCGCAAGGAAGATATTTCTTAGATTACAGGGAAAGCTTAGAGACAAATCCAAATGTCATGACCCACTCCCCTTTACAGGCGGTCAGGAATCGCAACCCAGTGTCCACGTCGATGGGGCCTTCCGATTCACACAGCAGTGTCCTTTTCGATCAGGTATTGGACTCAAACGACAGGGCAAGAGCCCAGGCTCAGGAAGGGGGAGACACATCAGGCAATACTAAAGAGAAAcggttcctctgcatgttctcTAATAAAGGCTTCAGCTGCCCCCAGAAGGGGGTGATCAACAAGAGTGTTCACACAGGTGTGAAATCtttcagctgtacccagtgtcataTGCGCTTTGCACAGTCCGgcaacctgaagaggcaccagagggtccacacaggggagaaaccattcagctgtacccagtgtcaaATGCGCTTTGCTCAGGCTGGccacctgaagaggcaccagagggtccacacaggggagaaaccctacagctgcccccagtgtgagaagaggttctcccacCAACACCATCTGAAGATGCACCTCAATGTCCACACGGGTGAGAGGCCATTCAGAGAGGAGAtacctcaggatacaccagcagaaaaaacATTCCACTCTAACATAGAAAGTAATCATTCCACTCGATAG